A stretch of the Odontesthes bonariensis isolate fOdoBon6 chromosome 5, fOdoBon6.hap1, whole genome shotgun sequence genome encodes the following:
- the pou2f2b gene encoding POU domain, class 2, transcription factor 2 isoform X2 has translation MFVPLPVPFVFQRAAPDLNAWRLKSPLALRSNSDIRMSKQLEVEKVGADSPLEGTDSERNGPESNHQVYAQSMKVSPFALSPNLSSSKNKMDECPEMSPGLPSSHGPTPSQTALQHTQLMLTGSQLAGLTALLPAQQQLLLQQAQAQLLAAAVQQSNAAHAAHAAHAAAQANQQAQAAAAANQQAQQQQQQQQQQVGQTGQQAHSQSQGQGQSTQEQSTQSVPVPPPPPQLTLSQPIQLTAQDIQQLLQLQQLVLVPGHSLPSPAQFILPQAQQGQQGLLSPPNLISLPQQNQGSLLSASARMGLQAHRDKSMDVSGSGGVTTVPSGASHPEEPSDLEELEQFARTFKQRRIKLGFTQGDVGLAMGKLYGNDFSQTTISRFEALNLSFKNMCKLKPLLEKWLNDAETMSIDSTLPSPSSLSSSSMGFEGVPGRRRKKRTSIETNVRVALERAFMTNQKPTSEEILLIAEQLNMEKEVIRVWFCNRRQKEKRINPSSATPPLTSQPPTAPQTHKQPCYSPHMMSNQLSQAVTSLSTTVTSMSSVCPLTSSLTSTHPSLSSAHPPLSSTPSPATPPPPPRSTASPATPSHSTLSLNTGLWRMGKKNGEMSNYITDFAANLRNTVMGVNTGMNQALLGNNPLATIQALAASGGQLPLSTLEGASKVMLGVSGGQGGGLPSSLFLNHPTLFHMGQSPSAGLISAAVAKVSQPSPFPSASSISPTPCSPSPCSSPASSCSSSEMAHSPPSLGGAKIE, from the exons ATATCAGGATGTCAAAGCAACTAGAGGTTGAGAAAGTGGGGGCTGACTCACCATTGGAGGGCACAg ATTCAGAGCGGAATGGACCTGAATCAAATCACCAGGTATAT GCTCAGTCAATGAAAGTCAGCCCCTTCGCCCTGTCGCCAAACCTGAGCAGCAGCAAG AATAAGATGGATGAGTGTCCTGAAATGTCTCCAGGCCTTCCATCCTCTCACGGCCCGACCCCCTCACAGACAGCCCTGCAGCATACACAACTTATGCTGACCGGCTCCCAACTAGCAGGG TTGACAGCTCTATTGCCagcacagcagcagctgctgctgcagcaggctCAGGCACAGctcctggctgcagctgtgcaGCAGTCCAATGCAGCCCATGCAGCTCACGCAGCCCACGCAGCTGCCCAAGCCAATCAGCAAGCtcaggcagctgcagcagcaaatcaGCAagcccagcagcagcaacagcagcagcagcagcaagtgGGACAAACAGGGCAGCAAGCTCACTCACAGTcccagggacagggacagagcACACAGGAACAGAGCACCCAAAGTGTCCCTGTCCCACCTCCTCCACCCCAGCTCACCCTCTCCCAGCCAATCCAGCTCACTGCCCAG GACATTCAGCAGTTGCTTCAGCTTCAGCAGCTGGTGCTGGTGCCTGGTCACTCACTCCCATCTCCGGCCCAGTTTATTCTCCCACAGGCACAGCAGGGCCAGCAAG gACTTCTATCGCCACCAAATCTGATTTCGCTACCTCAGCAAAACCAAGGGAGCCTGCTCTCTGCTTCAGCTAGAATGGGACTCCAGGCACAC CGAGATAAAAGCATGGATGTGAGCGGTAGTGGAGGTGTGACCACGGTGCCGTCTGGGGCCTCTCACCCTGAGGAGCCCAGTGACCTGGAGGAGCTGGAACAGTTCGCCCGCACTTTCAAACAGAGACGCATCAAACTGGGCTTCACACAA GGAGATGTAGGCTTGGCCATGGGTAAGCTGTATGGCAACGACTTCAGCCAGACAACCATCTCCCGCTTCGAAGCTCTCAACCTGAGCTTCAAGAACATGTGCAAGCTGAAGCCGCTGCTGGAAAAGTGGCTCAATGATGCAG AAACCATGTCCATAGACAGCACCCTGCCCAGCCCCAGCTCCTTGTCTTCATCCTCTATGGGCTTTGAGGGGGTTCCTGGTCGCCGTAGAAAGAAGAGAACCAGCATCGAGACGAATGTACGTGTGGCCCTGGAGCGCGCATTTATGACG AACCAGAAGCCTACCTCGGAAGAGATCCTGCTGATTGCAGAGCAGCTCAACATGGAGAAGGAGGTGATTCGGGTCTGGTTCTGCAACCGCCGGCAGAAAGAGAAGCGCATCAATCCCAGCAGTGCCACACCTCCCCTGACCAGCCAGCCCCCCACTGCCCCACAAACGCACAAACAACCCTGTTACAGCCCTCATATG ATGTCCAACCAGCTGTCGCAGGCTGTGACCAGTCTCAGCACAACGGTGACCTCTATGTCCTCCGTCTGCCCCCTGACTTCCAGCCTCACCTCCACCCACCCCTCTCTGAGCTCAGCCCACCCCCCTCTCAGCTCCACACCCTCCCCAGcaactcctccacctcctccccgCAGCACAGCCAGCCCTGCCACTCCCAGCCACAGCACGCTCAGCCTCAACACAGG CTTATGGCGTATGGGTAAAAAGAACGGTGAAATGTCTAACTACATCACCGATTTTGCTGCAAACTTGAG GAACACTGTGATGGGAGTTAACACAGGGATGAACCAAGCCCTCCTCGGTAACAATCCCCTGGCCACTATCCAAG CCCTAGCAGCCAGTGGTGGCCAGCTGCCTCTTTCCACTCTTGAGGGTGCCAGTAAGGTGATGCTGGGGGTCTCCGGGGGCCAAGGAGGGGGCCTTCCCTCCTCCCTCTTCCTCAACCACCCTACCCTCTTTCACATGGGCCAGAGTCCCAGCGCTGGGTTGATCAGCGCTGCTGTAGCCAAAGTCTCCCAGCCCTCACCCTTCCCCTCAGCCAGCAGCATCAGCCCCACACCCTGCTCCCCCTCTCCCTGCTCCAGCCCCgcctcttcctgctcctccagcGAAATGGCACACAGCCCGCCGTCCCTGGGCGGGGCCAAGATTGAGTGA
- the pou2f2b gene encoding POU domain, class 2, transcription factor 2 isoform X9, giving the protein MTKTAAIAAKDFSSMWLPDIRMSKQLEVEKVGADSPLEGTDSERNGPESNHQAQSMKVSPFALSPNLSSSKNKMDECPEMSPGLPSSHGPTPSQTALQHTQLMLTGSQLAGDIQQLLQLQQLVLVPGHSLPSPAQFILPQAQQGQQGLLSPPNLISLPQQNQGSLLSASARMGLQAHRDKSMDVSGSGGVTTVPSGASHPEEPSDLEELEQFARTFKQRRIKLGFTQGDVGLAMGKLYGNDFSQTTISRFEALNLSFKNMCKLKPLLEKWLNDAETMSIDSTLPSPSSLSSSSMGFEGVPGRRRKKRTSIETNVRVALERAFMTNQKPTSEEILLIAEQLNMEKEVIRVWFCNRRQKEKRINPSSATPPLTSQPPTAPQTHKQPCYSPHMMSNQLSQAVTSLSTTVTSMSSVCPLTSSLTSTHPSLSSAHPPLSSTPSPATPPPPPRSTASPATPSHSTLSLNTGLWRMGKKNGEMSNYITDFAANLRNTVMGVNTGMNQALLGNNPLATIQALAASGGQLPLSTLEGASKVMLGVSGGQGGGLPSSLFLNHPTLFHMGQSPSAGLISAAVAKVSQPSPFPSASSISPTPCSPSPCSSPASSCSSSEMAHSPPSLGGAKIE; this is encoded by the exons ATGACCAAGACAGCAGCAATAGCGGCAAAGGACTTCTCCAGTATGTGGTTGCCAG ATATCAGGATGTCAAAGCAACTAGAGGTTGAGAAAGTGGGGGCTGACTCACCATTGGAGGGCACAg ATTCAGAGCGGAATGGACCTGAATCAAATCACCAG GCTCAGTCAATGAAAGTCAGCCCCTTCGCCCTGTCGCCAAACCTGAGCAGCAGCAAG AATAAGATGGATGAGTGTCCTGAAATGTCTCCAGGCCTTCCATCCTCTCACGGCCCGACCCCCTCACAGACAGCCCTGCAGCATACACAACTTATGCTGACCGGCTCCCAACTAGCAGGG GACATTCAGCAGTTGCTTCAGCTTCAGCAGCTGGTGCTGGTGCCTGGTCACTCACTCCCATCTCCGGCCCAGTTTATTCTCCCACAGGCACAGCAGGGCCAGCAAG gACTTCTATCGCCACCAAATCTGATTTCGCTACCTCAGCAAAACCAAGGGAGCCTGCTCTCTGCTTCAGCTAGAATGGGACTCCAGGCACAC CGAGATAAAAGCATGGATGTGAGCGGTAGTGGAGGTGTGACCACGGTGCCGTCTGGGGCCTCTCACCCTGAGGAGCCCAGTGACCTGGAGGAGCTGGAACAGTTCGCCCGCACTTTCAAACAGAGACGCATCAAACTGGGCTTCACACAA GGAGATGTAGGCTTGGCCATGGGTAAGCTGTATGGCAACGACTTCAGCCAGACAACCATCTCCCGCTTCGAAGCTCTCAACCTGAGCTTCAAGAACATGTGCAAGCTGAAGCCGCTGCTGGAAAAGTGGCTCAATGATGCAG AAACCATGTCCATAGACAGCACCCTGCCCAGCCCCAGCTCCTTGTCTTCATCCTCTATGGGCTTTGAGGGGGTTCCTGGTCGCCGTAGAAAGAAGAGAACCAGCATCGAGACGAATGTACGTGTGGCCCTGGAGCGCGCATTTATGACG AACCAGAAGCCTACCTCGGAAGAGATCCTGCTGATTGCAGAGCAGCTCAACATGGAGAAGGAGGTGATTCGGGTCTGGTTCTGCAACCGCCGGCAGAAAGAGAAGCGCATCAATCCCAGCAGTGCCACACCTCCCCTGACCAGCCAGCCCCCCACTGCCCCACAAACGCACAAACAACCCTGTTACAGCCCTCATATG ATGTCCAACCAGCTGTCGCAGGCTGTGACCAGTCTCAGCACAACGGTGACCTCTATGTCCTCCGTCTGCCCCCTGACTTCCAGCCTCACCTCCACCCACCCCTCTCTGAGCTCAGCCCACCCCCCTCTCAGCTCCACACCCTCCCCAGcaactcctccacctcctccccgCAGCACAGCCAGCCCTGCCACTCCCAGCCACAGCACGCTCAGCCTCAACACAGG CTTATGGCGTATGGGTAAAAAGAACGGTGAAATGTCTAACTACATCACCGATTTTGCTGCAAACTTGAG GAACACTGTGATGGGAGTTAACACAGGGATGAACCAAGCCCTCCTCGGTAACAATCCCCTGGCCACTATCCAAG CCCTAGCAGCCAGTGGTGGCCAGCTGCCTCTTTCCACTCTTGAGGGTGCCAGTAAGGTGATGCTGGGGGTCTCCGGGGGCCAAGGAGGGGGCCTTCCCTCCTCCCTCTTCCTCAACCACCCTACCCTCTTTCACATGGGCCAGAGTCCCAGCGCTGGGTTGATCAGCGCTGCTGTAGCCAAAGTCTCCCAGCCCTCACCCTTCCCCTCAGCCAGCAGCATCAGCCCCACACCCTGCTCCCCCTCTCCCTGCTCCAGCCCCgcctcttcctgctcctccagcGAAATGGCACACAGCCCGCCGTCCCTGGGCGGGGCCAAGATTGAGTGA
- the pou2f2b gene encoding POU domain, class 2, transcription factor 2 isoform X5, which yields MTKTAAIAAKDFSSMWLPDIRMSKQLEVEKVGADSPLEGTDSERNGPESNHQVYAQSMKVSPFALSPNLSSSKQNKMDECPEMSPGLPSSHGPTPSQTALQHTQLMLTGSQLAGLTALLPAQQQLLLQQAQAQLLAAAVQQSNAAHAAHAAHAAAQANQQAQAAAAANQQAQQQQQQQQQQVGQTGQQAHSQSQGQGQSTQEQSTQSVPVPPPPPQLTLSQPIQLTAQDIQQLLQLQQLVLVPGHSLPSPAQFILPQAQQGQQGLLSPPNLISLPQQNQGSLLSASARMGLQAHRDKSMDVSGSGGVTTVPSGASHPEEPSDLEELEQFARTFKQRRIKLGFTQGDVGLAMGKLYGNDFSQTTISRFEALNLSFKNMCKLKPLLEKWLNDAETMSIDSTLPSPSSLSSSSMGFEGVPGRRRKKRTSIETNVRVALERAFMTNQKPTSEEILLIAEQLNMEKEVIRVWFCNRRQKEKRINPSSATPPLTSQPPTAPQTHKQPCYSPHMMSNQLSQAVTSLSTTVTSMSSVCPLTSSLTSTHPSLSSAHPPLSSTPSPATPPPPPRSTASPATPSHSTLSLNTGLWRMGKKNGEMSNYITDFAANLRNTVMGVNTGMNQALLGNNPLATIQALAASGGQLPLSTLEGASKVMLGVSGGQGGGLPSSLFLNHPTLFHMGQSPSAGLISAAVAKVSQPSPFPSASSISPTPCSPSPCSSPASSCSSSEMAHSPPSLGGAKIE from the exons ATGACCAAGACAGCAGCAATAGCGGCAAAGGACTTCTCCAGTATGTGGTTGCCAG ATATCAGGATGTCAAAGCAACTAGAGGTTGAGAAAGTGGGGGCTGACTCACCATTGGAGGGCACAg ATTCAGAGCGGAATGGACCTGAATCAAATCACCAGGTATAT GCTCAGTCAATGAAAGTCAGCCCCTTCGCCCTGTCGCCAAACCTGAGCAGCAGCAAG CAGAATAAGATGGATGAGTGTCCTGAAATGTCTCCAGGCCTTCCATCCTCTCACGGCCCGACCCCCTCACAGACAGCCCTGCAGCATACACAACTTATGCTGACCGGCTCCCAACTAGCAGGG TTGACAGCTCTATTGCCagcacagcagcagctgctgctgcagcaggctCAGGCACAGctcctggctgcagctgtgcaGCAGTCCAATGCAGCCCATGCAGCTCACGCAGCCCACGCAGCTGCCCAAGCCAATCAGCAAGCtcaggcagctgcagcagcaaatcaGCAagcccagcagcagcaacagcagcagcagcagcaagtgGGACAAACAGGGCAGCAAGCTCACTCACAGTcccagggacagggacagagcACACAGGAACAGAGCACCCAAAGTGTCCCTGTCCCACCTCCTCCACCCCAGCTCACCCTCTCCCAGCCAATCCAGCTCACTGCCCAG GACATTCAGCAGTTGCTTCAGCTTCAGCAGCTGGTGCTGGTGCCTGGTCACTCACTCCCATCTCCGGCCCAGTTTATTCTCCCACAGGCACAGCAGGGCCAGCAAG gACTTCTATCGCCACCAAATCTGATTTCGCTACCTCAGCAAAACCAAGGGAGCCTGCTCTCTGCTTCAGCTAGAATGGGACTCCAGGCACAC CGAGATAAAAGCATGGATGTGAGCGGTAGTGGAGGTGTGACCACGGTGCCGTCTGGGGCCTCTCACCCTGAGGAGCCCAGTGACCTGGAGGAGCTGGAACAGTTCGCCCGCACTTTCAAACAGAGACGCATCAAACTGGGCTTCACACAA GGAGATGTAGGCTTGGCCATGGGTAAGCTGTATGGCAACGACTTCAGCCAGACAACCATCTCCCGCTTCGAAGCTCTCAACCTGAGCTTCAAGAACATGTGCAAGCTGAAGCCGCTGCTGGAAAAGTGGCTCAATGATGCAG AAACCATGTCCATAGACAGCACCCTGCCCAGCCCCAGCTCCTTGTCTTCATCCTCTATGGGCTTTGAGGGGGTTCCTGGTCGCCGTAGAAAGAAGAGAACCAGCATCGAGACGAATGTACGTGTGGCCCTGGAGCGCGCATTTATGACG AACCAGAAGCCTACCTCGGAAGAGATCCTGCTGATTGCAGAGCAGCTCAACATGGAGAAGGAGGTGATTCGGGTCTGGTTCTGCAACCGCCGGCAGAAAGAGAAGCGCATCAATCCCAGCAGTGCCACACCTCCCCTGACCAGCCAGCCCCCCACTGCCCCACAAACGCACAAACAACCCTGTTACAGCCCTCATATG ATGTCCAACCAGCTGTCGCAGGCTGTGACCAGTCTCAGCACAACGGTGACCTCTATGTCCTCCGTCTGCCCCCTGACTTCCAGCCTCACCTCCACCCACCCCTCTCTGAGCTCAGCCCACCCCCCTCTCAGCTCCACACCCTCCCCAGcaactcctccacctcctccccgCAGCACAGCCAGCCCTGCCACTCCCAGCCACAGCACGCTCAGCCTCAACACAGG CTTATGGCGTATGGGTAAAAAGAACGGTGAAATGTCTAACTACATCACCGATTTTGCTGCAAACTTGAG GAACACTGTGATGGGAGTTAACACAGGGATGAACCAAGCCCTCCTCGGTAACAATCCCCTGGCCACTATCCAAG CCCTAGCAGCCAGTGGTGGCCAGCTGCCTCTTTCCACTCTTGAGGGTGCCAGTAAGGTGATGCTGGGGGTCTCCGGGGGCCAAGGAGGGGGCCTTCCCTCCTCCCTCTTCCTCAACCACCCTACCCTCTTTCACATGGGCCAGAGTCCCAGCGCTGGGTTGATCAGCGCTGCTGTAGCCAAAGTCTCCCAGCCCTCACCCTTCCCCTCAGCCAGCAGCATCAGCCCCACACCCTGCTCCCCCTCTCCCTGCTCCAGCCCCgcctcttcctgctcctccagcGAAATGGCACACAGCCCGCCGTCCCTGGGCGGGGCCAAGATTGAGTGA
- the pou2f2b gene encoding POU domain, class 2, transcription factor 2 isoform X1, whose amino-acid sequence MFVPLPVPFVFQRAAPDLNAWRLKSPLALRSNSDIRMSKQLEVEKVGADSPLEGTDSERNGPESNHQVYAQSMKVSPFALSPNLSSSKQNKMDECPEMSPGLPSSHGPTPSQTALQHTQLMLTGSQLAGLTALLPAQQQLLLQQAQAQLLAAAVQQSNAAHAAHAAHAAAQANQQAQAAAAANQQAQQQQQQQQQQVGQTGQQAHSQSQGQGQSTQEQSTQSVPVPPPPPQLTLSQPIQLTAQDIQQLLQLQQLVLVPGHSLPSPAQFILPQAQQGQQGLLSPPNLISLPQQNQGSLLSASARMGLQAHRDKSMDVSGSGGVTTVPSGASHPEEPSDLEELEQFARTFKQRRIKLGFTQGDVGLAMGKLYGNDFSQTTISRFEALNLSFKNMCKLKPLLEKWLNDAETMSIDSTLPSPSSLSSSSMGFEGVPGRRRKKRTSIETNVRVALERAFMTNQKPTSEEILLIAEQLNMEKEVIRVWFCNRRQKEKRINPSSATPPLTSQPPTAPQTHKQPCYSPHMMSNQLSQAVTSLSTTVTSMSSVCPLTSSLTSTHPSLSSAHPPLSSTPSPATPPPPPRSTASPATPSHSTLSLNTGLWRMGKKNGEMSNYITDFAANLRNTVMGVNTGMNQALLGNNPLATIQALAASGGQLPLSTLEGASKVMLGVSGGQGGGLPSSLFLNHPTLFHMGQSPSAGLISAAVAKVSQPSPFPSASSISPTPCSPSPCSSPASSCSSSEMAHSPPSLGGAKIE is encoded by the exons ATATCAGGATGTCAAAGCAACTAGAGGTTGAGAAAGTGGGGGCTGACTCACCATTGGAGGGCACAg ATTCAGAGCGGAATGGACCTGAATCAAATCACCAGGTATAT GCTCAGTCAATGAAAGTCAGCCCCTTCGCCCTGTCGCCAAACCTGAGCAGCAGCAAG CAGAATAAGATGGATGAGTGTCCTGAAATGTCTCCAGGCCTTCCATCCTCTCACGGCCCGACCCCCTCACAGACAGCCCTGCAGCATACACAACTTATGCTGACCGGCTCCCAACTAGCAGGG TTGACAGCTCTATTGCCagcacagcagcagctgctgctgcagcaggctCAGGCACAGctcctggctgcagctgtgcaGCAGTCCAATGCAGCCCATGCAGCTCACGCAGCCCACGCAGCTGCCCAAGCCAATCAGCAAGCtcaggcagctgcagcagcaaatcaGCAagcccagcagcagcaacagcagcagcagcagcaagtgGGACAAACAGGGCAGCAAGCTCACTCACAGTcccagggacagggacagagcACACAGGAACAGAGCACCCAAAGTGTCCCTGTCCCACCTCCTCCACCCCAGCTCACCCTCTCCCAGCCAATCCAGCTCACTGCCCAG GACATTCAGCAGTTGCTTCAGCTTCAGCAGCTGGTGCTGGTGCCTGGTCACTCACTCCCATCTCCGGCCCAGTTTATTCTCCCACAGGCACAGCAGGGCCAGCAAG gACTTCTATCGCCACCAAATCTGATTTCGCTACCTCAGCAAAACCAAGGGAGCCTGCTCTCTGCTTCAGCTAGAATGGGACTCCAGGCACAC CGAGATAAAAGCATGGATGTGAGCGGTAGTGGAGGTGTGACCACGGTGCCGTCTGGGGCCTCTCACCCTGAGGAGCCCAGTGACCTGGAGGAGCTGGAACAGTTCGCCCGCACTTTCAAACAGAGACGCATCAAACTGGGCTTCACACAA GGAGATGTAGGCTTGGCCATGGGTAAGCTGTATGGCAACGACTTCAGCCAGACAACCATCTCCCGCTTCGAAGCTCTCAACCTGAGCTTCAAGAACATGTGCAAGCTGAAGCCGCTGCTGGAAAAGTGGCTCAATGATGCAG AAACCATGTCCATAGACAGCACCCTGCCCAGCCCCAGCTCCTTGTCTTCATCCTCTATGGGCTTTGAGGGGGTTCCTGGTCGCCGTAGAAAGAAGAGAACCAGCATCGAGACGAATGTACGTGTGGCCCTGGAGCGCGCATTTATGACG AACCAGAAGCCTACCTCGGAAGAGATCCTGCTGATTGCAGAGCAGCTCAACATGGAGAAGGAGGTGATTCGGGTCTGGTTCTGCAACCGCCGGCAGAAAGAGAAGCGCATCAATCCCAGCAGTGCCACACCTCCCCTGACCAGCCAGCCCCCCACTGCCCCACAAACGCACAAACAACCCTGTTACAGCCCTCATATG ATGTCCAACCAGCTGTCGCAGGCTGTGACCAGTCTCAGCACAACGGTGACCTCTATGTCCTCCGTCTGCCCCCTGACTTCCAGCCTCACCTCCACCCACCCCTCTCTGAGCTCAGCCCACCCCCCTCTCAGCTCCACACCCTCCCCAGcaactcctccacctcctccccgCAGCACAGCCAGCCCTGCCACTCCCAGCCACAGCACGCTCAGCCTCAACACAGG CTTATGGCGTATGGGTAAAAAGAACGGTGAAATGTCTAACTACATCACCGATTTTGCTGCAAACTTGAG GAACACTGTGATGGGAGTTAACACAGGGATGAACCAAGCCCTCCTCGGTAACAATCCCCTGGCCACTATCCAAG CCCTAGCAGCCAGTGGTGGCCAGCTGCCTCTTTCCACTCTTGAGGGTGCCAGTAAGGTGATGCTGGGGGTCTCCGGGGGCCAAGGAGGGGGCCTTCCCTCCTCCCTCTTCCTCAACCACCCTACCCTCTTTCACATGGGCCAGAGTCCCAGCGCTGGGTTGATCAGCGCTGCTGTAGCCAAAGTCTCCCAGCCCTCACCCTTCCCCTCAGCCAGCAGCATCAGCCCCACACCCTGCTCCCCCTCTCCCTGCTCCAGCCCCgcctcttcctgctcctccagcGAAATGGCACACAGCCCGCCGTCCCTGGGCGGGGCCAAGATTGAGTGA
- the pou2f2b gene encoding POU domain, class 2, transcription factor 2 isoform X6, producing the protein MTDGRMDEWTPVAGRGKDIRMSKQLEVEKVGADSPLEGTDSERNGPESNHQVYAQSMKVSPFALSPNLSSSKQNKMDECPEMSPGLPSSHGPTPSQTALQHTQLMLTGSQLAGLTALLPAQQQLLLQQAQAQLLAAAVQQSNAAHAAHAAHAAAQANQQAQAAAAANQQAQQQQQQQQQQVGQTGQQAHSQSQGQGQSTQEQSTQSVPVPPPPPQLTLSQPIQLTAQDIQQLLQLQQLVLVPGHSLPSPAQFILPQAQQGQQGLLSPPNLISLPQQNQGSLLSASARMGLQAHRDKSMDVSGSGGVTTVPSGASHPEEPSDLEELEQFARTFKQRRIKLGFTQGDVGLAMGKLYGNDFSQTTISRFEALNLSFKNMCKLKPLLEKWLNDAETMSIDSTLPSPSSLSSSSMGFEGVPGRRRKKRTSIETNVRVALERAFMTNQKPTSEEILLIAEQLNMEKEVIRVWFCNRRQKEKRINPSSATPPLTSQPPTAPQTHKQPCYSPHMMSNQLSQAVTSLSTTVTSMSSVCPLTSSLTSTHPSLSSAHPPLSSTPSPATPPPPPRSTASPATPSHSTLSLNTGLWRMGKKNGEMSNYITDFAANLRNTVMGVNTGMNQALLGNNPLATIQALAASGGQLPLSTLEGASKVMLGVSGGQGGGLPSSLFLNHPTLFHMGQSPSAGLISAAVAKVSQPSPFPSASSISPTPCSPSPCSSPASSCSSSEMAHSPPSLGGAKIE; encoded by the exons ATGacggatggaaggatggatgagtggaCGCCTGTCGCAGGCAGAGGGAAAG ATATCAGGATGTCAAAGCAACTAGAGGTTGAGAAAGTGGGGGCTGACTCACCATTGGAGGGCACAg ATTCAGAGCGGAATGGACCTGAATCAAATCACCAGGTATAT GCTCAGTCAATGAAAGTCAGCCCCTTCGCCCTGTCGCCAAACCTGAGCAGCAGCAAG CAGAATAAGATGGATGAGTGTCCTGAAATGTCTCCAGGCCTTCCATCCTCTCACGGCCCGACCCCCTCACAGACAGCCCTGCAGCATACACAACTTATGCTGACCGGCTCCCAACTAGCAGGG TTGACAGCTCTATTGCCagcacagcagcagctgctgctgcagcaggctCAGGCACAGctcctggctgcagctgtgcaGCAGTCCAATGCAGCCCATGCAGCTCACGCAGCCCACGCAGCTGCCCAAGCCAATCAGCAAGCtcaggcagctgcagcagcaaatcaGCAagcccagcagcagcaacagcagcagcagcagcaagtgGGACAAACAGGGCAGCAAGCTCACTCACAGTcccagggacagggacagagcACACAGGAACAGAGCACCCAAAGTGTCCCTGTCCCACCTCCTCCACCCCAGCTCACCCTCTCCCAGCCAATCCAGCTCACTGCCCAG GACATTCAGCAGTTGCTTCAGCTTCAGCAGCTGGTGCTGGTGCCTGGTCACTCACTCCCATCTCCGGCCCAGTTTATTCTCCCACAGGCACAGCAGGGCCAGCAAG gACTTCTATCGCCACCAAATCTGATTTCGCTACCTCAGCAAAACCAAGGGAGCCTGCTCTCTGCTTCAGCTAGAATGGGACTCCAGGCACAC CGAGATAAAAGCATGGATGTGAGCGGTAGTGGAGGTGTGACCACGGTGCCGTCTGGGGCCTCTCACCCTGAGGAGCCCAGTGACCTGGAGGAGCTGGAACAGTTCGCCCGCACTTTCAAACAGAGACGCATCAAACTGGGCTTCACACAA GGAGATGTAGGCTTGGCCATGGGTAAGCTGTATGGCAACGACTTCAGCCAGACAACCATCTCCCGCTTCGAAGCTCTCAACCTGAGCTTCAAGAACATGTGCAAGCTGAAGCCGCTGCTGGAAAAGTGGCTCAATGATGCAG AAACCATGTCCATAGACAGCACCCTGCCCAGCCCCAGCTCCTTGTCTTCATCCTCTATGGGCTTTGAGGGGGTTCCTGGTCGCCGTAGAAAGAAGAGAACCAGCATCGAGACGAATGTACGTGTGGCCCTGGAGCGCGCATTTATGACG AACCAGAAGCCTACCTCGGAAGAGATCCTGCTGATTGCAGAGCAGCTCAACATGGAGAAGGAGGTGATTCGGGTCTGGTTCTGCAACCGCCGGCAGAAAGAGAAGCGCATCAATCCCAGCAGTGCCACACCTCCCCTGACCAGCCAGCCCCCCACTGCCCCACAAACGCACAAACAACCCTGTTACAGCCCTCATATG ATGTCCAACCAGCTGTCGCAGGCTGTGACCAGTCTCAGCACAACGGTGACCTCTATGTCCTCCGTCTGCCCCCTGACTTCCAGCCTCACCTCCACCCACCCCTCTCTGAGCTCAGCCCACCCCCCTCTCAGCTCCACACCCTCCCCAGcaactcctccacctcctccccgCAGCACAGCCAGCCCTGCCACTCCCAGCCACAGCACGCTCAGCCTCAACACAGG CTTATGGCGTATGGGTAAAAAGAACGGTGAAATGTCTAACTACATCACCGATTTTGCTGCAAACTTGAG GAACACTGTGATGGGAGTTAACACAGGGATGAACCAAGCCCTCCTCGGTAACAATCCCCTGGCCACTATCCAAG CCCTAGCAGCCAGTGGTGGCCAGCTGCCTCTTTCCACTCTTGAGGGTGCCAGTAAGGTGATGCTGGGGGTCTCCGGGGGCCAAGGAGGGGGCCTTCCCTCCTCCCTCTTCCTCAACCACCCTACCCTCTTTCACATGGGCCAGAGTCCCAGCGCTGGGTTGATCAGCGCTGCTGTAGCCAAAGTCTCCCAGCCCTCACCCTTCCCCTCAGCCAGCAGCATCAGCCCCACACCCTGCTCCCCCTCTCCCTGCTCCAGCCCCgcctcttcctgctcctccagcGAAATGGCACACAGCCCGCCGTCCCTGGGCGGGGCCAAGATTGAGTGA